AAGAGACAACAGACAATTTAACTGTACAAATCATCTTCTTCAGCTGCCTTGATCTTCCTATGTCTTACAGATGCACACTCCTAATATAATACAGTAAGTTCAAGAGACAACAGATAATTTAACTGTACAAATCATCTTCTTCAGCTGCCGTGGTAGAGGATGCGAAAGGATCTGTCGCAGCGGTAGTGCCTGCCGCCGGCTGATCAACGAACCGGAACTCGGTACCGAAACCACGGGACTGCTGCAGCGTCTGAGCAAAGGCCTGGTATTTGCGAATATCAGCATCGCTCACACTCCGGCGTGCATACCTCATGCTCTCCTCGAAGTGAGCAGCCTTGATCTCGTCCACCTCGTCTTCCTCCATGGCTTCAGGATTTTCCTTCAGCCGCCTCTCCTTTTCCATGTCCTTCTCAATGTTCTCTCTGATGGCGTATTTGCACGCACGCTGGCAGATTTCCGTGATGTCTGCGCCGCTGAACCCTTGCGTGTATTTGGCGAGTGCATTCAGGTCAACGTCCTTGGCCACAGGAGACTTCCTAAGGCAGGCCCTGAAGATCTGGAGCCTTGATTCGACATCAGGCAGAGGAATGTAAATGAGCTGATCAAGGCGCCCAGGCCTAAGCAAGGCTGGGTCTATGATGTCTGGCCTGTTGGTGGCACCGATAATGAACACGGTTTTCTTGGCATTCATTCCGTCCATTTCGGTAAGAAGCTGATTCAGCACTCTATCAGCGGCGCCTCCGGCATCGCCGACACTGTTTCCTCTCTGGGTGGCAATC
The DNA window shown above is from Triticum dicoccoides isolate Atlit2015 ecotype Zavitan unplaced genomic scaffold, WEW_v2.0 scaffold28121, whole genome shotgun sequence and carries:
- the LOC119345765 gene encoding cell division control protein 48 homolog D-like, with product MWFGESEANVREIFDKARQSAPCVLFFDELDSIATQRGNSVGDAGGAADRVLNQLLTEMDGMNAKKTVFIIGATNRPDIIDPALLRPGRLDQLIYIPLPDVESRLQIFRACLRKSPVAKDVDLNALAKYTQGFSGADITEICQRACKYAIRENIEKDMEKERRLKENPEAMEEDEVDEIKAAHFEESMRYARRSVSDADIRKYQAFAQTLQQSRGFGTEFRFVDQPAAGTTAATDPFASSTTAAEEDDLYS